One part of the Ranitomeya imitator isolate aRanImi1 chromosome 10, aRanImi1.pri, whole genome shotgun sequence genome encodes these proteins:
- the SIAE gene encoding sialate O-acetylesterase isoform X1, whose translation MSVRSCLLMALLTGAGAAFRFASYYGDHMVLQQSPARAVVWGFGEVGAVVTVTLLRGRDAVSKTAVIAHGDVGVWKVLLDPIDHGGPYHLLAQQTFKQEITSIHLDDVLFGDVWVCGGQSNMEMTVSQILNASQELARAAHYPDVRLFTASLESSDTELLDLAKVDLEWSVPTAQNLGHGDFTYFSAVCWIFGRNLARKLKYPIGLVESVWGGTPVEAWSSKTALSACGLSKTPKKKIQSDERYEYMDEYGGPCVYSVLWNAMIHPLLNMTIKGAVWYQGEQNTGLNTNLYNCTFPALIRDWRRSFHEGSLGQTDPTFPFGFVQLSTYQKSQQDDNFPVIRWHQTADYGYVPNPRMPNTFMAVAMDLGDEKSPYGSVHPRDKLTVARRLYLGARAVAYGDHHVDFQGPFPERIDVYYDHYYMNITYNQDLLITGTCNHIFEVFCSAEVDVDGESRSFWLSAPVTSPSSRVITVSFSECRHVSAVRYAWSDWPCEYKQCPLYSARGGLPAPLFIKYFS comes from the exons ATGTCTGTGAGGAGCTGCCTGctgatggcgctgctgaccggggcAG GGGCCGCGTTCAGATTCGCCTCCTACTATGGGGaccacatggtgctgcagcagtcgCCGGCCCGCGCCGTCGTGTGGGGCTTCGGAGAAGTGGGGGCTGTGGTGACCGTGACCCTACTGCGAGGAAGGGACGCCGTGTCCAAGACGGCGGTGATCGCCCACG GGGATGTCGGCGTGTGGAAGGTGCTGCTGGATCCCATCGACCACGGGGGGCCGTATCACCTGCTCGCCCAGCAGACCTTCAAGCAGGAGATTACGAGTATCCACCTGGACGACGTCCTGTTCGGTGATGTCTGGGTTTGCGGGGGGCAGAGTAATATGGAGATGACTGTGTCCCAG ATTCTCAATGCCAGTCAGGAGCTGGCGCGAGCCGCACATTACCCCGATGTCCGGCTGTTCACCGCCTCGCTGGAGTCCTCCGATACCGAACTGCTGGACCTCGCCAAGGTGGACCTGGAGTGGTCAGTGCCCACAGCCC AGAACCTCGGACACGGCGACTTCACATATTTTTCTGCCGTTTGCTGGATCTTTGGACGCAATTTGGCTCGAAAGTTGAAGTATCCGATCGGACTGGTGGAGTCGGTGTGGGGGGGGACGCCGGTGGAGGCCTGGTCATCGAAAACTGCGCTGTCCGCATGTGGCCTCTCCAAGACCCCCAAAAAGAAGATCCAGAGCGATGA GAGGTACGAGTATATGGACGAGTACGGCGGGCCGTGCGTATACTCCGTCCTGTGGAACGCCATGATCCACCCCCTCCTGAACATGACCATAAAGGGGGCCGTGTGGTATCAAG GGGAGCAGAACACTGGACTGAACACTAATCTGTATAACTGCACCTTCCCGGCGCTGATCCGGGACTGGAGACGATCCTTCCATGAGGGGTCTCTGGGACAGACGGACCCCACCTTCCCCTTTGGATTTGTTCAG CTCAGCACTTACCAGAAAAGCCAACAAGACGACAACTTCCCGGTCATCAGGTGGCACCAAACCGCCGACTACGGCTACGTCCCGAACCCCCGGATGCCGAACACCTTCATGGCTGTCGCCATGGATCTGGGGGACGAGAAGTCTCCGTACGGAAG TGTGCACCCCCGGGATAAGCTGACTGTGGCACGCAGACTGTATTTGGGGGCTCGAGCCGTCGCGTACGGAGACCACCATGTTGATTTCCAGGGGCCGTTTCCAGAAAGGATTGACGTCTATTACGACCATTACTATATGAACATCACCTATAACCAGGATCTGCTCATCACCGGCACCTGCAACCACATATTCGAG GTGTTCTGCAGCGCGGAGGTCGATGTTGACGGAGAATCGCGATCCTTCTGGCTCTCGGCTCCGGTGACATCTCCGTCCTCCAGAGTCATCACCGTCTCCTTTAGCGAATGCCGCCACGTCTCTGCCGTCCGCTACGCCTGGTCCGACTGGCCCTGTGAATACAAACAGTGCCCCCTCTACAGCGCCCGTGGGGGGCTGCCCGCGCCGCTCTTCATCAAGTATTTCTCCTGA
- the SIAE gene encoding sialate O-acetylesterase isoform X2 produces the protein MVLQQSPARAVVWGFGEVGAVVTVTLLRGRDAVSKTAVIAHGDVGVWKVLLDPIDHGGPYHLLAQQTFKQEITSIHLDDVLFGDVWVCGGQSNMEMTVSQILNASQELARAAHYPDVRLFTASLESSDTELLDLAKVDLEWSVPTAQNLGHGDFTYFSAVCWIFGRNLARKLKYPIGLVESVWGGTPVEAWSSKTALSACGLSKTPKKKIQSDERYEYMDEYGGPCVYSVLWNAMIHPLLNMTIKGAVWYQGEQNTGLNTNLYNCTFPALIRDWRRSFHEGSLGQTDPTFPFGFVQLSTYQKSQQDDNFPVIRWHQTADYGYVPNPRMPNTFMAVAMDLGDEKSPYGSVHPRDKLTVARRLYLGARAVAYGDHHVDFQGPFPERIDVYYDHYYMNITYNQDLLITGTCNHIFEVFCSAEVDVDGESRSFWLSAPVTSPSSRVITVSFSECRHVSAVRYAWSDWPCEYKQCPLYSARGGLPAPLFIKYFS, from the exons atggtgctgcagcagtcgCCGGCCCGCGCCGTCGTGTGGGGCTTCGGAGAAGTGGGGGCTGTGGTGACCGTGACCCTACTGCGAGGAAGGGACGCCGTGTCCAAGACGGCGGTGATCGCCCACG GGGATGTCGGCGTGTGGAAGGTGCTGCTGGATCCCATCGACCACGGGGGGCCGTATCACCTGCTCGCCCAGCAGACCTTCAAGCAGGAGATTACGAGTATCCACCTGGACGACGTCCTGTTCGGTGATGTCTGGGTTTGCGGGGGGCAGAGTAATATGGAGATGACTGTGTCCCAG ATTCTCAATGCCAGTCAGGAGCTGGCGCGAGCCGCACATTACCCCGATGTCCGGCTGTTCACCGCCTCGCTGGAGTCCTCCGATACCGAACTGCTGGACCTCGCCAAGGTGGACCTGGAGTGGTCAGTGCCCACAGCCC AGAACCTCGGACACGGCGACTTCACATATTTTTCTGCCGTTTGCTGGATCTTTGGACGCAATTTGGCTCGAAAGTTGAAGTATCCGATCGGACTGGTGGAGTCGGTGTGGGGGGGGACGCCGGTGGAGGCCTGGTCATCGAAAACTGCGCTGTCCGCATGTGGCCTCTCCAAGACCCCCAAAAAGAAGATCCAGAGCGATGA GAGGTACGAGTATATGGACGAGTACGGCGGGCCGTGCGTATACTCCGTCCTGTGGAACGCCATGATCCACCCCCTCCTGAACATGACCATAAAGGGGGCCGTGTGGTATCAAG GGGAGCAGAACACTGGACTGAACACTAATCTGTATAACTGCACCTTCCCGGCGCTGATCCGGGACTGGAGACGATCCTTCCATGAGGGGTCTCTGGGACAGACGGACCCCACCTTCCCCTTTGGATTTGTTCAG CTCAGCACTTACCAGAAAAGCCAACAAGACGACAACTTCCCGGTCATCAGGTGGCACCAAACCGCCGACTACGGCTACGTCCCGAACCCCCGGATGCCGAACACCTTCATGGCTGTCGCCATGGATCTGGGGGACGAGAAGTCTCCGTACGGAAG TGTGCACCCCCGGGATAAGCTGACTGTGGCACGCAGACTGTATTTGGGGGCTCGAGCCGTCGCGTACGGAGACCACCATGTTGATTTCCAGGGGCCGTTTCCAGAAAGGATTGACGTCTATTACGACCATTACTATATGAACATCACCTATAACCAGGATCTGCTCATCACCGGCACCTGCAACCACATATTCGAG GTGTTCTGCAGCGCGGAGGTCGATGTTGACGGAGAATCGCGATCCTTCTGGCTCTCGGCTCCGGTGACATCTCCGTCCTCCAGAGTCATCACCGTCTCCTTTAGCGAATGCCGCCACGTCTCTGCCGTCCGCTACGCCTGGTCCGACTGGCCCTGTGAATACAAACAGTGCCCCCTCTACAGCGCCCGTGGGGGGCTGCCCGCGCCGCTCTTCATCAAGTATTTCTCCTGA
- the PANX3 gene encoding pannexin-3, with protein MSIAHRAAEYMLADALLPDIPPNKKGLRLELPLDRIIKVVSVGLPLLLVSLTFARELSSGSQIICFPPSNFTAKQVQYVDQHCWQSLTHHDFTEDGELSATSLWIHKVFPFTLTIVAVVMYIPCALWRYISKSALYPDLLFIIDELDKSYNRSIKLVQHLLKTHRTCPDPQLFWEELKSARHVRYFEFPLLEKYLSCKQRSHSIAFTYILRNLLLVLLIIITCFYLGFFHLGVFHREEFNCHVTPGFLVSEPSGSEFVKCKLVSLSIFQVISVVLAAVYLLLLPVILFNISKVFHWDKQFLNVYEMLPAFDLLTNKMLGCPINDLNIIIMFLRANISELKSFGRLSVLCTLKKTTRHNEKIDTVVDFMTLLVGMDEDYQAPPDFSACEKDVTASDVQPAAKPNRFEMVKTEASK; from the exons atgtcgatCGCACACAGGGCGGCGGAGTACATGCTCGCAGATGCCTTACTGCCGGATATCCCCCCTAATAAGAAAGGCCTCCGCCTGGAGCTACCCCTGGATCGCATCATTAAGGTGGTCTCGGTCGGTCTCCCCCTGCTGCTCGTCTCATTGACTTTTGCCCGGGAACTTTCTTCAG GGTCACAGATTATATGCTTCCCTCCAAGCAATTTTACCGCAAAGCAAGTGCAGTATGTGGACCAGCACTGCTGGCAGTCACTGACGCACCACGACTTCACGGAGGACGGGGAACTGTCGGCCACATCGCTCTGGATACATAAG GTGTTCCCGTTCACGCTGACAATCGTCGCCGTGGTGATGTATATACCCTGCGCGCTGTGGAGATACATCTCTAAGTCTGCGCTGTATCCCGATCTCCTCTTCATCATCGACGAGCTCGACAAGTCCTACAATCGATCCATCAAATTGGTGCAACATCTGCTGAAGACCCATCGGACCTGCCCCGACCCGCAGCTGTTCTGGGAAGAGCTGAAAAG TGCTCGTCATGTCCGATacttcgagtttcctctgctggagAAGTATCTGAGCTGTAAGCAGCGGTCGCACTCCATTGCGTTCACCTACATCCTGCGGAACCTCCTCCTCGTgctcctcatcatcatcacctgCTTCTACCTCGGATTTTTCCATCTCGGCGTCTTCCATCGGGAGGAATTTAACTGTCACGTGACGCCGGGGTTCCTCGTGTCCGAGCCGTCGGGATCTGAATTTGTGAAGTGTAAGTTGGTGTCTCTGAGCATCTTCCAGGTGATCAGCGTGGTCCTCGCCGCCGTCTACCTGCTGCTTCTGCCCGTCATCCTGTTCAATATCAGCAAAGTCTTCCACTGGGACAAGCAGTTCCTGAACGTGTACGAGATGCTGCCGGCCTTCGACCTCCTCACCAACAAGATGCTGGGCTGCCCCATCAACGACCTGAACATCATCATCATGTTCCTCCGCGCCAACATCTCCGAGCTGAAGTCCTTCGGGCGCCTGAGTGTCCTGtgcaccctgaagaagacgacgcgGCACAACGAGAAGATTGACACGGTGGTGGACTTCATGACGCTGCTGGTGGGAATGGACGAGGATTACCAAGCCCCTCCTGACTTCTCAGCGTGTGAGAAAGACGTGACGGCGAGTGACGTCCAACCCGCGGCCAAACCAAACCGCTTCG AGATGGTAAAGACCGAGGCCTCCAAGTAG